In the Callospermophilus lateralis isolate mCalLat2 chromosome 7, mCalLat2.hap1, whole genome shotgun sequence genome, ctactgtaattcatttctcccccttatatttttctttttgtcttgagGTTTGCTTAACGAGCAGAAGTGGGTTTGGTGCACAGTGCCTGCTCTGTTATTTTACATCTGTTTATGTGACTTTGTAAGTTTTCCCAGAGCTTCAAATTTGTGCCTTTCCTTCAGTGGTGAGTGGTTGGGGGTCCTACGCCCTGCCTCCCCTGGGTGGGGGTCTTCCAGGGGCACATAACCTGGGTCTGACTTCAGGGTCACGAGGCTCTGTCCAGGTCGACCACCTCTCTGGCCTCAGTGCCAGGGGCACTACCCTGCCTCCCTGGTTGGCTCCTCTGGGTCCTAAAGAGGACTGTGCTGCAGTGCCCATAATGCTGTTCCCAGAGAGCCCACCAGGGTCCTTGGAAGGGTGCCAAGGTCCTCCTCAGCTAAGAGGCAGAGGCAAAGGGCCATCTGGCACAGGGGCCAGTAGGTGGGAGGCAGCTCTTGTGGGGGATGCCAGAAGTTGGGGGGCACAGGAGCCCCCACCAGGAAGTCCCAGATGTCACTGATACCCACATGGCCTCAGGGGTCCTACCTTAGGCTCTGTTACCCCCACAAGGACTGGGCTACTACCCCTCCCTATGCTGGCCAGTGAGTATCCAGCCAGGGCTCCACTCCACCCTGCAGGGCAGGTTGGCTGCAAGGCAGCCCCTCCCCACCAGGCCAGCCAAGGATGGGGAGGCCAAGGGGCTGGAGCAGCGGGAGTGGGCGGGGCACAGACCGCAGGCCCAGGGCTCCGTGATGTCACGGCGGGGGCTAGGCGGGGGGAGGTGGTCGGCTGTTTTTCTGGAGAGTCAGGCTGGAGGGAGACAGAGCCAGAGGGGCTGGGCTGGCGCCATGGAGCTGCCGTCCGGCGCCCTGCTGTGGAAACTCCTGCTCCTGGAGAGTGAGtagggaggctggggctggggtgcaGCGCCCAGGACTCTGGGCTAACTCACGCTGGGGCAGAGCTGCCTGTCTGAGCTTGGGCTGGGAGGGGTGAGGCCTTCCTGCAGGGAAGGGGCTAGGGTTGGGGGCCTCACAAAGACCCTCCACCTGAGGGCCTGAGGATTCAGACAGACCTCCGACAGTCCTGCCTGTGGGTCGTGGGGATGCTGGAGCCCAGAAGGGCAGGAGGCTGTGGCCAAGGTGCCTCCACAGGTCCTCCCAAACCTGACTCACCGTGGGGCTCCAGGCCCAGCCCCTCAGGTCTGCACTTCCACGGAGAAGCAGAGTGGGTCTGAAGGGGTGCCTGAGAACTGTGGGCTTGCAGGGTCTGTTCCAGCTCCCGCCAGGGCCCCTGGCCCGCCCTGGCTGGCCTGCTGACCCTGCACATTCCTCTCTGAAACTCTGGGCACTCGGCCACTTCTCTGCAGTGGGAACTTGGTCCTGTggggtggtagatgggggagcctTCCCTATGTCCACTCCTCTGGCTTCAGGCTCCTGACCTTGGAGAAGGCTGTCAGGGCCCCATTGAGCCTGGTAGTAGGCAGCGACCCCTGTGGTCTCAGGTCTCAGAATCCTTGAGGGCTCAAGCGGTGTGGCCCTTCCACATGAGGATGTGAGCAGGCCTCAGGCTGAGGAGTTTGGATGGACTCCATACAGTGATGTAGTAATGGCCACCTAAGAATGGCCCCAATGACAAGCCCACACCCCAGAGCCAGCCATCAAAGGGTCGAATCCTGGCTTACATCTCAACCCCTGGGGGAGCACAGCTTCCTCACTCCCCAAGGGTAGAAGCTGCCCCCAAACCCAGGCAGGGTGGCAGTGAGGGAAGAGGGTCTGTGTGAGGGGACTGCCCATGTCCAGCTGCAGGAGCCCCACCCTGTGTCCCCACTTCTCCAGCTTTACCCCCACCACAGTTCAGTGGGCATCATGGAAACAGCCTTGTCCAGGACTTCAGGAAGGGCCCAGAAACCAGGTGGCCACAGGCTGGGGGGTGACTGGTACCAAGGCTGAGGGCACCCCTCCCCAGCTTTACTCTTCCTCTCCTTCCAGGCTTTGCTGTCCTCCTGTCCTCAGGTGAGTGACCACTCTACCCCTACCATGGGCCCAGTCCTCTTTGCATTTTTCCAGCCCCACTCCTACTAGTCCTCTGGGGCCCGAGCCTGCTGACTCTCCTTTCCCCTCCAGGGCCCTCAGGGTCTCCAACAGCTGGCAGCTCGGTGGTATCTGAGTCGGCAGTGAGCTGGGCAGCGGGTACCCAGGCCGTGTTGCGCTGCCAGAGCCCCCGCATGGTGTGGACCCAAGACCGGCTGCACGACCGCCAGCGTGTGGTCCACTGGGACCTCAGCGGCGGACCTGCAGGCCCGGCGCGCCGACTTGTGGATATGTACTCTGCTGGGGAGCAGCGCGTATACGAGCCGCGCGACCGGGGCCGCCTCCTGCTGTCGCCCTCTGCTTTCCATGACGGCAACTTCTCACTGCTTATCCGCGGTAAGGAGATGGAACCCCGCGGGGTGCCGGGGAATGCGGGCTGCTGGGGCGCGAGCGTGGCCGGGAAAACTCACGTGGCGGTTCTCTCCCTGCGGGCCGTGAGCAGCGGTGGAGGAGGGCGACGAGGGGCTGTACACCTGCAACCTGCACCACCACTACTGCCACCTCTACGAGAGCCTGGCCGTGCGCCTCGAGGTCACCGACGACCGTGAGTGTGCCCTGCGCGCGCCCCCCCGCCCCTCCCGCCGCCTGACGCCGACCGTCCCCTCCCCTCCGCAGCCCAAGCCGCACGCGCGTACTGGGACGGCGAGAAGGAGGTGCTGGCGGCGGTGCGCGGCGCGCCCGCGCTGCTGACCTGCGTGAACCGCGCGCACCTGTGGACCGACCGGCACCTGGAGGAGGCACAGCAGGTGGCGCACTGGGACCGGCAGCCGCCAGGGGTGCCGCACGACCGAGCCGACCGCCTGCTGGACCTGTACGCGTCCGGAGAGCGCCGAGCCTACGGGCCGCCCTTCCTGCGCGACCGCGTGTCGGTGGGCGCCGACGCCTTCGCCCGCGGGGACTTCTCGCTGAGCATCGACCCCCTGGAACCGGCTGACGAGGGTACCTACTCCTGCCACCTGCACCACCACTACTGCGGCCTGCACGAGCGCCGGGTCTTCCACCTGAGGGTCACTGAGCCCGCCGCGGAGCCGCCTCCGCGGGCCTCGCCCGGCAACGGCTCGGGCCACGGCAGTGTCCCTGGCCCAGGTGAGGGCGCCCCCCGGGGGGGCGGCAGTTTTCCTCCCCTGGTGCCTGTGCCTGACGCCTCCCTCTGGCCCGCAGACCCCACGCTGGCGCGAGGCCGCAGCGTCATCAACGTCATCGTCCCCGAGGGCCGGGCCCACTTCTTCCAGCAACTGGGCTACGTGCTGGCCACGCTCCTGCTCTTCATCCTCCTGCTCATCACTGTGGTCCTGGCCACACGCCAGCGCCGCCGCGGAggtgaggcaggagcattgcagACCCAGGGGCTCAGGGACGCTGCGACCACGCGGATGGCGAGCCCGAGTGCGGGGGGCTTCCCGGGGACGGGCCAGGCTGCCCCCAACACGGTCTCCCTCCATCGGCAGGCTATGAGTACTCGGACAGGAAGCTGGCCACGGCCCCAGGGTGAGTGCCGCCTCCCACCCCGCCCCGGCCCAGGCCGGACACACCTCTAACCTGCTGCCTCTCCAGGAAGGATGTAAATTTGGCGGAGTTTGCTGCGGCCAAAGAGGACCGGGCTCCTTACAGGAGTGAAGACATTCAGCTAGGTAGGCCGGACACAAAGGCCCGGGCTGGGGAGGGCGCCCCTGGGAGGACCTCACCCTGCTCCCCCCATACAGATTACAAGAACAACATCCTGAAGGAGAGGGCTGAGCTGGCCCACAGCCCCCTGCCTGCCAAGAGCATTGACCTGGACAAAGGTGAGCATGGGGAGGGAGGTTTCTGCCACCCCTCTGCTGACCCAGGCAAACCCCCAGCCTACTCATTCCCAGGATCCCAAATATGGGCTCCAGCAAGCCCCGTGGGTAGAAGACCCTCACCATCTCTGCTCAGGAGTCTGAGAAGTTCTGTAGAATGTCTGCTCTTAGTTTCCCACGGAATGGGGCAGAGAGTTGACACCAGCTTTTCTGTTGGCTTCCAGAGTTCAGGAAAGAGTACTGCAAATAAAGGGAGCCCGGGCTCCTGGCTGGCCAGCAGCTCTGCCCTGGAGGATGTCCCCTGACCTTGCCATGCTCACCGGGCTCCTTCCCAGCGGCTGGCCCGCTTGCTTTCCTGGAACTTGGTCCAGACTGGCCAGAGTGGCTGCCCTCACTCCCTCTTCCAGGAATAACCCTCATTCTCCTAGGGACTCTGCCACAGTGGCCACCACACTTTGGCCACCTTTGTCCACTGGTGGCCCTGTCCCCACTTCTGCCACAGCCAAGATCCTCTATGTTCACCAAGCCTCCAGGCCCTCCTGGCTTCTCCCTGCTAGGGGCAGGAAGATGTCCAGAGAAGCTCAGTCAGAACctggtggcttgggaagctgggaGGCTGGCACATCCCCTTTTCTCAGGGGAGCTCGGTGCCACTGTGAGCCCCCAAGGGCCTGTCTGAACTGCACTGCCCAGCATCCCTTCTGGGTGCTGCCTGGTCTGTGCTTGGACTGAGGACTCCAGGCCCTCTGTGCTGCTTTGGGCCAATGGGGCTACCCCTTGGCTCTGCCTCTGCTTTTGACCCTTTATCCggctttctctcccttttttccaaGGCCCACTTGACAGTCACTGGGCTCCTTACGACCTTGACCAGTGCCCCTCCCCGGGCTGGAGTCTGGGGCTGTGCCACAATTGGCTTTTGTTTTGACTGAGGACAGAGTTGGGGGTGACGACAATTCTGTGTGCTGCCACATTTGGTCTTGTTGGGGGTTTTGCCACATCACAATAAAGGCCACATTTGACTTTTAGACTTGGTCCAGGTATGTCTACAAAAGTGTCCATCGGTTCCCCCAGGAACCCCTAAACAAGTGTTCTTACTCTCCTTGAAGTGCCACAGTTATGTCCATCCCTGCCAGTGGAAGGTCTGGGTCCTCTTAGGAGCAAGTGTCCTGGAAAGGGGACATTGGACCCAGTTCTGCTGCTTACTCCTGACAGTGAAGGGGTCTCAGTTCTTCTGTTTATTTGGACAGTGGGGAGGGAAGCACATGAGGACAGAGGGGACCACGTTCGTCCAGTCCTCTGAGGAGCAGACCTGGAGTGGATAGGACAGCTTCACCAGGATGCAGGTCTGACACTGGATGGAGTGCAGGAGATGGGCAAAAGAGCAGGGCTGCAGGGCCTGGCCAACAGGAGCTTACACTGGCCCCCTGCTCAGCTTCTGGTTAGGGGCTGACAGTGTGTTCTTGGCACAAACATGGGGTATAGGTGAGGGGAGAAAGTATGCACAGACCTGAATTGCCACCACGGCCCCTCCTCTAGTGCCCTCAGAATAGTGGGggaagagctgggcacagtggcacatgcctataatcccagtaggtcaggaggctgaggcaggaagatcgcaagttcaaaaccagcctcagcaacttagcaaggccctaggcaatttagggagaccttgtctaaAAACACAATGAAAAAGGGCTGTGGGATTTGTTTCACTGATTAagtgccccctggccctgtgttcaatccctggtacaaaaaaaaaaaaaaaaaaaattatagtggGAGCAGGAAAGGGTGGCAGTCACCCTCCAGGATCCCACAGTGCCAAGGTATGTGGGAATGCTGGCTTGGGGGGTGCTCCTCTTCCAGCCTAGTAGCCTGTGGCCCTACTAGTGCCTACACTGTTACTGGACAAGCCCTTCCTGCAGGGGCTCAGGCTCTGGCCACACACTCACCCAGTGGGGCCCGTGTCGGCATCAGCCTCAGGCCTCTGGGTACGTCCTCCTCCACAACTGGGGCTAAATGCTGGGAGCTAGAGGGCAGCCACCCCAGTCCCTGACTCAACCCACAGCTGTTTGTGTCCGACCTACGGGGCTCTCAAGGCAGGGACTGGTTCCCTCTTTCCTTGGGCACCAGCAGAGACCTTTCAGGGTCAGATCACCCAAGGCCATCCTGCCTGTTTTTTCAGGTTACCTCTGGGGAAACTTAGGCCTGAAGGGAGAGGCCTGCCTCCAGGTGATGGGAAGGTGGTGCCCAGGATGGCAGAATCCTGCTAGTTCTACCCATCAAAGCTGAAGTTACAGGGGCCAGGACACTTAGCCTAGGCTATACTGGGGACTTCTGTCCAATTTCTGGGTCTTCCAGGCAGTAGTGGGGTCTTTCTTTGTGTTG is a window encoding:
- the Mxra8 gene encoding matrix remodeling-associated protein 8, yielding MELPSGALLWKLLLLESFAVLLSSGPSGSPTAGSSVVSESAVSWAAGTQAVLRCQSPRMVWTQDRLHDRQRVVHWDLSGGPAGPARRLVDMYSAGEQRVYEPRDRGRLLLSPSAFHDGNFSLLIRAVEEGDEGLYTCNLHHHYCHLYESLAVRLEVTDDPQAARAYWDGEKEVLAAVRGAPALLTCVNRAHLWTDRHLEEAQQVAHWDRQPPGVPHDRADRLLDLYASGERRAYGPPFLRDRVSVGADAFARGDFSLSIDPLEPADEGTYSCHLHHHYCGLHERRVFHLRVTEPAAEPPPRASPGNGSGHGSVPGPDPTLARGRSVINVIVPEGRAHFFQQLGYVLATLLLFILLLITVVLATRQRRRGGYEYSDRKLATAPGKDVNLAEFAAAKEDRAPYRSEDIQLDYKNNILKERAELAHSPLPAKSIDLDKEFRKEYCK